A genomic stretch from Hemicordylus capensis ecotype Gifberg chromosome 1, rHemCap1.1.pri, whole genome shotgun sequence includes:
- the GPN1 gene encoding GPN-loop GTPase 1 gives MSLRPKAWSAPEAEGGAAGGKMAAAGAGGAAAGAAPPPVCVLVLGMAGSGKTALVQRLTAYLHSQGAPPYVINLDPAVHELPFPANIDIRDTVKYKEVMKQYGLGPNGGIVTSLNLFATRFDQVMQFIEKRQSTSPYVLIDTPGQIEVFTWSASGTIITEALASSFPSVVAYVMDTSRSTSPVTFMSNMLYACSILYKTKLPFIVAMNKTDIIDHSFAVEWMRDFEVFQEALSQEATYASNLTRSMSLVLDEFYHSIKVVGVSAVQGTGLEEFFEQVSKAVEEYEREYRPEYERLRKKLGRVQSQQQQQEQLERLQRDWGPLAVESSPAGPGSSADSAPLGPSALILTRGAQNEEEQEEGDPESDPEDIDHQVTEESHEGPAFQNFLQEAKLRYPARSSH, from the exons ATGTCTCTGCGGCCGAAGGCGTGGTCTGCCCCGGAAGCGGAAGGAGGAGCCGCCGGGGGCAAGATGGCGGCGGCTGGAGCTGGTGGGGCTGCCGCGGGGGCTGCTCCGCCGCCGGTCTGCGTCCTGGTGCTGGGCATGGCCGGCTCCGGCAAGACGGCGCTGGTGCag AGGCTCACCGCCTACCTGCACAGCCAGGGTGCGCCCCCGTACGTCATCAACCTGGACCCCGCCGTGCACGAGCTTCCCTTCCCAGCAAATATCG ataTCCGTGACACTGTGAAGTACAAAGAAGTTATGAAGCA ATATGGCCTGGGCCCAAATGGGGGCATTGTGACTTCCCTCAACCTTTTTGCTACAAGATTTGATCAG GTGATGCAGTTTATTGAGAAGCGACAGAGCACATCCCC GTATGTCCTGATTGATACTCCTGGGCAGATCGAGGTCTTCACCTGGTCTGCCTCTGGCACCATCATCACTGAAGCCCTG GCTTCCTCATTCCCCTCAGTGGTGGCGTATGTGATGGACACCTCTCGCAGTACCAGTCCTGTGACTTTCATGTCCAACATGCTCTACGCCTGCAG CATCCTGTACAAAACAAAGCTCCCGTTCATTGTGGCCATGAATAAG ACAGACATCATCGACCACAGCTTTGCAGTGGAGTGGATGCGGGACTTTGAGGTCTTCCAAGAGGCCCTCAGCCAGGAAGCCACCTACGCCAGCAACCTGACGCGCTCCATGAGCCTGGTGCTGGATGAGTTCTACCACTCAATCAAG GTAGTTGGTGTGTCTGCTGTCCAGGGCACAGGACTAGAGGAGTTCTTTGAACAGGTCTCCAAAGCAGTGGAAGAATACGAGAG AGAGTACCGCCCAGAGTATGAGCGCCTACGGAAAAAACTG GGAAGAGTgcagagccagcagcagcagcaagagcagctggAGCGTCTGCAGAGGGATTGGGGCCCCCTTGCTGTGGAGAGCAGCCCGGCTGGGCCAG GCTCTTCCGCAGACTCCGCCCCGCTGGGCCCCTCGGCACTGATCCTGACACGAGGCGCCCAGAacgaagaggagcaggaggagggtgaTCCAGAGAGCGATCCGGAGGACATTGACCACCAAG TGACCGAGGAAAGCCACGAAGGACCCGCCTTCCAGAACTTCTTGCAGGAGGCCAAGTTGCGCTACCCAGCCAGAAGCAGCCACTAG